One Daphnia magna isolate NIES unplaced genomic scaffold, ASM2063170v1.1 Dm_contigs208, whole genome shotgun sequence genomic region harbors:
- the LOC123467628 gene encoding uncharacterized protein LOC123467628 — translation MSANDCYETLKSSRQPGWKQDYQFLLNQRQTPQIGFMGREDQANIQLEKRRRARQICVEKKRNLTNTQIVQIFSDESSNISESTDEDIEDFIPDRTSTPHPSVITIDLPTRSILKDISQTSDRCNVSIRGQVAMASALIRSGGGNLLDVSLSKSTGHRHRKKQREEKAREIFDEWMANKPKFVVVHWDSKMITKLNGQMNERVAILVSGKPHLEAPKLLGVPIISDSTGLSQKNAVVNLLSTWEVTDNVIGLVFDTTASNTGIHRGCATLLEQQLGRAVLWLACRHHFYELHIKHVWSAVIGDSNSPIEPLLKRFQQEWENLDRDTHNLCLFEWPDDEESFSYQQGRKVLDWGQSHLASQSFPREDYRELIELTVIFLGGTLPAGRNFQFRKPGAHHRARFMHIAIYALNMQMLSERFQLDQNELSQIKTISDYIVLFHSMAFLRSRLASCAPTVDLQFIGGMCQYREDGESQKIVADAALSSCKKHLWYLTEELGILAIFDGRNSHFWRTMMINKLKKIPRPTSFVSAKPKMPQFENTIPTLIDLIGQRSWLIFHLLRCTSKEIEWMQFESSHWEKFEDYRFLRDIINGMEVVNDSAERGVKLITDFRNVVHNEEQQQFLLQVVENHRQQVSLNGRKEHKYSGYAKYRELFSLTHARLLWWFESDEDIYNPTPHQTDFYTEITQAEMDNRLAARSTWNEVLTSFDMEHPGPEDFHLLREFSHSLVSLLEYVEDQLNEE, via the exons ATGTCTGCCAACGATTGTTATGAAACATTGAAATCATCTCGACAGCCCGGGTGGAAACAGGACTATCAGTTTCTATTAAATCAACGACAAACCCCGCAAATTGGATTCATGGGCCGAGAAGATCAAGCAAATATTCAACTAGAAAAAAGACGAAGGGCAAGGCAAATTtgtgttgaaaagaaaagaaatctcACGAATACCCAAATAGTCCAGATATTTAGTGATGAAAGCAGTAATATATCTGAGTCGACTGATGAAGACATTGAAGACTTCATTCCTGATCGAACTTCAACACCACATCCGTCTGTAATAACTATTGACCTACCAACAAGATCAATACTAAAAGACATTTCACAAACTTCAGACCGATGTAATGTCAGCATCAGAGGTCAGGTAGCTATGGCAAGCGCACTTATAAGAAGTGGAGGAGGAAATCTCTTGGATGTTTCCTTGTCAAAATCAACTGGTCATCgtcacagaaaaaaacaaagagaagaaaaagcaaGAGAGATTTTTGATGAATGGATGGCAAACAAGCCAAAATTTGTTGTCGTCCATTGGGATTCAAAGATGATTACGAAACTAAACGGTCAAATGAATGAGAGAGTGGCTATTCTCGTCAGCGGCAAGCCACATTTGGAAGCTCCCAAGCTACTCGGCGTTCCAATTATTTCAGACTCAACTGGGTTATCCCAAAAGAATGCTGTTGTCAATCTTTTATCAACATGGGAAGTCACCGATAATGTTATTGGGTTGGTTTTTGACACCACCGCCTCGAATACTGGAATTCATCGTGGATGTGCTACGCTATTAGAACAACAACTGGGACGTGCAGTTTTATGGCTAGCCTGTCGCCATCACTTTTACGAGTTACATATTAAACACGTCTGGTCTGCCGTAATCGGCGATTCTAATAGTCCCATCGAACCGCTTTTGAAAAG ATTTCAACAAGAATGGGAAAACTTGGATCGCGATACACACAATCTCTGTTTATTTGAATGGCCCGATGACGAAGAGTCGTTTTCTTATCAACAAGGAAGAAAAGTGTTAGATTGGGGTCAGTCTCATCTAGCATCTCAGAGTTTTCCTAGAGAAGACTATAGGGAGTTGATCGAGTTGACCGTGATATTTCTAGGAGGGACTCTTCCTGCGGGAAGAAATTTCCAGTTTCGAAAACCAGGCGCTCATCATAGAGCCCGGTTTATGCACATAGCAATTTACGCATTAAACATGCAAATGCTGTCTGAACGTTTTCAACTGGATCAAAATGAACTTTCTCAAATTAAAACAATATCGGATTATATTGTGTTGTTCCATAGTATGGCGTTTTTGCGCTCCCGTCtcg CTAGTTGTGCACCTACGGTTGACCTTCAATTCATAGGAGGAATGTGTCAATACCGGGAAGATGGTGAATCACAAAAAATAGTAGCGGATGCTGCGCTATCGTCTTGCAAAAAACACCTTTGGTATTTAACGGAGGAACTTGGCATTTTAGCAATTTTTGATGGAAGGAATTCTCATTTCTGGCGAACAATGATGATAAACAAACTGAAAAAGATTCCACGTCCTACATCATTTGTTTCAGCCAAGCCGAAAATGCCACAGTTTGAGAATACTATTCCTACCTTGATTGACCTCATCGGCCAGCGATCATGGCTCATTTTCCATCTTCTACGTTGCACAAGCAAAGAAATAGAGTGGATGCAATTTGAATCATCACACtgggaaaaatttgaagacTACAGATTTCTTCGAGACATCATCAATGGAATGGAAGTAGTAAATGACAGCGCGGAGCGCGGAGTTAAGCTGATTACCGACTTCAGAAATGTTGTCCATAATGAAGAACAACaacagtttttacttcaagtTGTTGAAAACCATCGTCAACAAGTATCTTTAAATGGGAGAAAAGAACA CAAgtattctggatacgccaagTATCGCgagttgttttctttaacgCATGCGCGTCTTCTCTGGTGGTTTGAATCGGATGAAGACATTTACAACCCAACTCCGCATCAAACCGATTTTTACACTGAAATAACAcaggctgaaatggacaacCGTCTCGCCGCTCGTTCGACTTGGAACGAAGTTTTGACTTCGTTCGACATGGAACACCCAGGGCCAGAAGATTTTCACTTGTTGCGGGAATTTTCCCATAGCTTAGTTTCCCTTCTCGAGTATGTCGAGGATCAACTAAACGAAGAGTGA